The following is a genomic window from Candidatus Aminicenantes bacterium.
AAAGCCCAGCGCGGCAAGAACCCGCTCATCGACGAGTACCAGAAGAAGCAGGACGAGATCCAGAGCTCATCCCGCGAGCGAATCGACGCGGAGATGGCCAAGCTCGACGCCTTCTACGGGACGCAGCGCGACGGCCAAACCCGGCTGGCGCGGAATTTATCGCGGCTGTCGCCGGTCAGCTGCTTCCTCCACGGCGTCACGGAGATCGCGGGCACCGGGCTGGCCGAGGTCGGCCGGCTGAAGGAGAACAAGAGGGCGTTCGCGATCCTTCTCGAGAACGAGATCAGCCGCAAGATGAAGATGCTCCGTTTCGGCAACTTGGACATGAGCGACTTCGACCGCGAGACGCCCGCGCCCAAGCTCGTCTATCGCGAGGGCACGCTGCGCGACGCGCTGCCGGGCGTCTGGCCGGACATGGCCCTGCTTGTGTTTTACGGCATCTTGTTCTTGGCCGGGGCCTACGTCTCGTTTCTGAAGTATGACCTGAGGTAAGAGAGGGCAAAAAGGAGACGGATCATGCTCGGCACCATCGTAAGAAAAGAGATCACCGCCAACCTGCTGAGCTATAAGTTCTTCATCGTCATCCTGCTGGCCTCGGTCCTGATCTTCACCTCGCTATTCGTCATGGGCCGCGACTACAAGGCCCGCCTGGCCGATTATCAGCTTAACCGGCCGGCGGCCGGCGATCCGACCGCCGTCAGGCCCCCGAATCCGCTCTCGATCCTGGCCAAGGGGCTGGACGAGTCCATCTCTCGCTCGATCGACATCGGAGCCACCGGCTTCAACGTCCGATCCGGCCAGAAATCCGGCAACGTCGTCTACGGGTTCTTCCCGGCCCCGGACTTCGTCTACATCGTCAAGCTGGTGATGTCGCTCGTCGCCCTGCTCTTCGGGTTCGACCAGATCAGCCGAGAGAAGGAGGACGGGACTCTCAAGCTGGCGCTGTCCAACGCCGTCTCCCGCTCCTCCCTTCTGGCCGGGAAATGGCTGGGGAATTTCCTCAGCCTGGCCGCCCCCTTCACCCTCGTCACCGGCCTTGGCGTCGCCCTGATCGGCCTGGACCCCGCGATCCGGTTTTCGGCCGGGCATCTCGGCCGCCTGGCCGGCCTCCTCGGCTTGAGCCTTATCTACATCGCCCTGTTCCTGAGCCTGGGGTTCCTCGTCTCCGCTCTGACCCAACGCTCGGCCTCATCCCTGGTCGTCCTCCTCCTCCTCTGGGCAGGACTGGTCTTCGTCCTGCCCAACCTGGGGACGCTCGTAGCGCGCCAGATCGTCCAGATGCCATCGACCAAGGCCTTGAGCGAGAAGCGCCAGCAGATCTGGACGAGCGAAATCCTGAAGACTTATACCCAGACGGGCGGGTGGAATCAGGAGACCTGGGATGAACGGATCCTCAGCATGAATCGGGAGTTCGACCGCCTGGAGGAGGATTACGGCCGCCAAGCCGCGCGCCTGGTGCGGTTGAGCCAGACGATCAACCGCCTCTCGCCGGCCGCCGGCTTCGTCTACGCCGCGACGGACATCGCCGGCACGGGGATCGACGAAGATACCCGGGTCAAGGAAGACGTTGTCCGCTACAAAAACCAGATCATCGACGACATCATCCGGAAAAAACGGCCGTTCCCGGCCTTCTCCTACCGCCCCCGCTCGGTGGGACAGGCCCTGGCCGAGGGCGGACTGATCGACATCGCCTGGCTTGTGGCAGCTGCCGTCATCGCGTTTGGCGCCGCCGCCGTTGCGTTGCGTCGCTACGACGTCCGATAAGAAGGAAAAGCCATGTTCGCGACCATCGTCCGCAAGGAAATCCACAACCACATCCTGTCGTTCCGTTTTTTGGTCACGGCGCTTCTTCTCCTCATCGTCATCCCGGCGACGGTCCTCGTTCTAACCAACGACTACGTCCGGCAGCTGGACGATTATTCCCGCCGCCAGGTCGAGATCGAGCATTACCTTCAGCGCTACGCCCACTTCAACAGGCTCGGGAACATCATCACGCCCACCCAGCCGCCCGTCCCGTTCATGACCATGGTCCGGGGGCTGTCGGCCGACGTCGATATGAGCTCCTTCCGCAATGATCCCCTCCCGATCGTCTTCCCCTTTCTCGATCTGACGTTCATCGTGGCTATTCTTTTCAGCCTGGCCGCTCTCGTCTTCAGCTACGATTCCGTCTCCGGGGAGAGGGAGGACGGGACGTTGAAGCTGATGCTGGCCAACGGCGTACCGCGGGCCAAGATTCTGCTCGGCAAAATCGTCGGCAGCACGGCCACCCTTTTAATCCCCTTCCTGATATCGACGATCGCCGGCCTGTTCATCGTCCTCCTCAACCCGCGGGTCGGCTGGAAGGGGGCGGATTTCGGCGCCTTGGCCGTGCTCCTCGTCGGGGTCCTCCTCTACATCGGCTTGTTCGTTACGCTCGGCACCCTGATCTCCGCCCGGCACCGCTCGAGCGCGGCCTCGATCATGACCTCGCTTTTCGTCTGGGTCCTCATGGTCCTCGTCATCCCCAACTTGAGCCCCTATGCCGCTTCGTTTTTCCGGCCCGCCCCATCCCGCCTCAAGATCGAACGGGAGGTCTTCCGGCTGACGCAGGATGAACGAGACGTGCTCGGCCGCCAGTTGGCCAAGGCCAAGACCGACGTCGTGCTCAAGGGGCGCCCCCTCCTCTCCGGAGTGGAACGGATGTCGGAAAAAGACGTCGCGGACGCGATCCGCAAGGATCCCGAGTTCGCCGCGGCCTATAGCCTTTACCGGAAGGCGAGCCAAGAAGGCTGGGACGAGGCCAACGCCAGGCAGTCCGCCAAGGCGGAGGTCCTTCAAAAAGAGCTCGATCGCCGGGAAAAGGCCCAAACCAAGCTCGCGGTGGAGCTGTCCATGGCTTCCCCCCTGGCCGATTTTACTTATCTGGCCACCGATCTCTCCAATACCGGCATGAGGAACCAGCGCCGATTCGATACGCTCCGGCAGGGCTGGTGGCGGATCTACGGGGACTATCAGGATCGACGCCTGGAAGAGCTGAAAAAAGCGAATCCGACCGCGGATGCATGGAATATCGCCGCCGATGTCCGCGACATGCCGCGCTTCCGTTACACGGAAGAATCGCTGGCGGCCCGGCTCAAGGGCATTTTGGCTCCACTGGCCGTGCTGATGATCATGACCGTGGGGCTTTTTATCGGCGCGTTCGTCTCGTTCATCCGTTACGACGCACGCTGACGCGGATCACTTATTATCGGCCGCGTCTAGGGCTACGGCCTCTTTGATCAACGCGGCGATCGGGAGCTTCTTGATCGCAGCCGCCTCATAGATCTCGAAATGACGCTCAGCCGTCCTGCTCGTCCATATACTGGATGTAGAGCGCGGTCAGATCCTCGCCTTCGAGCTCCGCTTTGGTCTTGAGCATGACCAGCTTGCCCCGCCTCATGAATCCGACCCGGTCGGCGATCAGCTTGGCCCGGAAAATGTCGTGGGTGGACATGAAGATCGACTTGCCCTGGTTCCGCATCTGAACCAGGAGGTTCAGGAACTCCTGCCCCGACTTGGGATCGAGGCCCGAGGTCGGCTCGTCCAGCAGGATGTTGGGCGAATCCTTGAGCAGGGCGATGGCCAGCCCCAGCTTCTGCCGCATGCCCTTGGAGTAGTTCCGGGTCCGGGCGTTGAAGGCTTCCTCCTGCAAACCCACGCTCGTGAGGACGCGGGCGAAGTCGGCCTTGGTCAGGTTGCGCTTCCCGGCCAGCTTGCAGAAGTAATCCAGGTTCTGATAGGCGGTGAAGTTGCCATAGAGCATGACGTTTTCCGAAACGAAGGACAGATAATCCTTGGACCGGAGCGGTTCCTTGGCCACATCGATGCCCTCGACCAGAGCCTGGCCCTCGGTCGCCGGCAGGAACCCCAGCAGGATGTTGATGGTCGTCGTTTTGCCGGCTCCGTTGGCCCCGAACATGCAGAAGATCTCGCCCGGCTCGACCTTCAGGGTCAGATGATCCACGGCCAGCTGGCCGTCCTCGTAGCGCTTGGTCAGGTTGATGGTTTCCAGCATGGGATGCCTCTCAGCGCACGTCGTATTTGAGGAACGAGACGTAGGCCCCGACAAAGAAGATCAGGATGAGCCCGATCATGACCAGGAAGTCCGGCAGGGTCCGGGCCAGCGATTTGCCCAGCGTCTCCGGCTCGAACCTGTGCTGGGGCATGTCCGAGAGCAAGACCTTGCCGGTCATCTCGCCCGTCTGGAAATTGATGGCCTGCATCATCTTGGGGTTGATCCACTTGGTAAAAATCGGCTTGTAGGCCCGAACCGAGGCCACGAACCGATCGTGCTCCTCGAGCCCCGTGCGGGCCAGGCTCATCGAGGAAAACATCAGGGCCGAGGCCGGCGAGATGCGGGACAGATTCACGGCCAGCCTCTCCTGGGCCCGTTTGCGCATCTGGTAGTCGCGCTCCAGAGCGGCGTTGTTGGCATCGATCTTGCCGGTCAGCTCATTCTGGAGGTCCTCGATGTATTTCTTGAACTTCTCCTGGAAGACCTTGGGGTCCTCGCCGGGCTTGGTTTGGTTCTGCTTCATCCAATCCATGACGACCTTCTGGCTCCCCCCCTGGATTTGCTGCAGGTAAGCGTCCTTCTTGGCCGTGATCTCGTGGACCGAGGGGATGGGCCTGATCTGAGAGGCGGCCAGGACCGAGACCTTGGGGATGATGGTGACGAAGATGACCCAGATAAAGAGCAGGATGAGAAAGCTGGTGGCGCTTTTACTGGTCCGGGCCGAGACGAACAGCCCCAGGGTGAAGAAGACCGAGAGGTATAGAAAGAATATCAGGAACATCAGCAGCAGCCGGATCCAGTCCTCCCCGGCCATGGAGATATTGGGATAAACCAGCATGATGAGGAGGCTCAAGATAAGCGGGATGATCAGCGGAATGAGCAGGCTGATGTAGCCGCCGATGAACTTGCCCATGATCAAGCGGTCGCGAGGGACCCGGTTGGACAGCGTCAGCTTAAGCGTGCCCCGCTCCTTCTCGCCGACAATGGCATCGTAAGTGAAGAGGATGGCGAAAAGGCTCAGGACGATCTTGACGATGAAAGACAGGTCGAGGGCCCCAAAGATCGAGAAGACCGGGTTGCTCTCGTACTTGCTGTCCACCATATTGGGATCATAGGCCACGTTGACCGTGGCCACCCGCCCGACCGCCTCGCTGACGCCGCTGGCGATGGTGCTCAAAACCTGAGGCGGCCGGTTGATCTTCGTCCCCAGCCCGGCCAGGGCCTGGTAGCTGGGCTGGCTCTCCAGGTTCTTTTTGTTCAAGCCGACGGCCGCGTCGTATTCCTTCTTCTCGGCCTGGAAGTTGCTGATCCCGGTGTAGACGGACAGCAGGATCAGGACGGTGCAAAGGAGAAAGGTGAAGACGAACTTGGGGCTGGTGATCGTCTCCATGATCTCTTTCTTGATGATGTCTCTAAGCATGGCGGCCCTCCCGTCGAGAATGGAACCATTATGACCCCGGCGGGACCGCCGGCGCAAGCCGCGTCCCCCGAGGCTTTATCTTTCTATCCTACGGAATTCCGGCCTAATGGTTTGTCATCGCGAGGATGACGAAACAGCGATGTGGGGATCTGCTCGCGAAAGAGGTCCCCAGGCCTTCGCTTCGCGGGCGCTCGGGATGACATCGGCCGGCCGTTCAGGGGGCGCGGACGGCAAGGGGGCGGACGCGGGAGGCCAGCTTGAGGGTGATCTTCGATTCGTAGTCGACGCCGTCGAAATCCTTGGACCGAAACGTCAGGACCAAGTCCTGCACGGTCTCGACTTTGGGCGGCGGAAGGTCCTTGCGGCCCCGCTTTTTGACCAAGTCCTTGAGCAGGGAGTACAGGAAACTGACCGCGTTCAGGATATTGAAAGAGTTGGCCGGGTTCGGCTTGTCCCGATTGAGCATGTAATCGGGCTTGAAACCGAAGGGATTCTGGTTCGGCCTGATCCCCAACTGCAGGGGGACGGTCCGGATCGTCTTGCGGCTTTCCAGGACGGGCTCACCCCCGATGTAGACGATGAGGGTATATTCCAAGGGCCGGGCCGATTGCCCCGGAGGGGCCGCAACCGGCTGGGCCCGCGAGGAAGAGACCTCGATGTCGAGGTCGATCGCCCGGGTCAGGATCAAGCCTTCCGACTTGATCTCGAGCCCATAGGTATGGCGGCCCGACGCCAGGAACAGGGCGTTGGCGTCCAGGGCGATGATGTTGAATCCGGGGTTGAAGAGGCCGGCTTTGATGACGCTGCCGTTCTCGGAAAATTTATAATAGCCGGGGTTGGCCATCTCGATGACCAGGGGCAGGATGCCCTCAGGCATGATGACGTCGTCTCCCACGCCTTTGATCAGCGAAATGCCCATGATCCAGGGATACTTGACGCGCCAGCTGTTGATGAACCCAATGACTTCGGACTGGGCGATCAGATCGAGAAAGACGAACCCGGAGTCGGCCGCCCGGTAAGTGTCGAAGTACTCGACGATCCAGCGCGTCTCGGCGTTGAGGTCGCCCGTCCGGGAGGCGCAGTAGGCCAGCAAGGCGGCGGCATCGGCCTTTTCGGGTCCGGGAAAGCCGTCGATCCCCGCAGCCAGCATCTGGGCCGCCGTCCGATAGTTCTTCTCCTTGCCGATCAGCTTGGCCGCATCCTCCTTCCACTGGGCGGAGAGCGCCGGGTGGAGGGCCGCCAAGGCGGCCACGGCCAGCAGGACCCGCTTAACCGCCGTAACGGAAGACAAAATAGACCTCGAGGCTGGATTGGGGATAAGACGCGGGCAGGGCGGGAAACGGCCCGGATGCCAGAATGGCCCGCAGCGCGGCCTGGTCGAGGATCTCGACCTTGGTCGGCGCGTCCAGCTCGGCGCTCAAGACCTGGCCGTTCTTGGCCACCAGGACGCGGACGCCGGTCTCACCGAGCCAGCCGGATCCGGCGGAGAGAGGCAGGGCCCAGTTCTTCTGGATCTTGTTCAGGACGATCTCGGCCCACGGCTTGAAATCGATTCCGGGGAGCTTGACGACGACGGCGTCGCGGCCGGTCTGCCGCTTGGCCCGGGGGACCGCCTGTCCGACAACGGGGCCTCCCCCGCCGCCCCCTCCGGGGCCTTCACCGCGTCCGCTGGTCTTGTTCAGATCGACTTTCGAATAGTCCCGATACAGGCCGGGCGGCACAAGACTGTCCTCGATCGAGGCGGCCGACTTGGACAGGCTGATCTTGGCGTCGGCGGAGGGGTAGGCGAGCTTGAATCCGTCGCGGCCGCCGCCCGCGCCTGAACGGGCCTCACCGCCGGGCCCGGCGCCTGAAGGCTCTCCGGAGCCGACGGCGGGATTGGCGGCCGCCGTTTTGCTTCCGGTCTGGCGGGCGCCCGCGGCGGGCGGAGCGGCGGTCCGATCCGGCTGAACACCCGGGCCGATCGTGGCCGCGATCGCTTCCGATCCCGGTCGGCCGGCCGTCGGACGCGGCGAGGATCTTAGGGCCAAGGGGTAGCGAAAGATCTCCCGCGGGGCCAGGAAAGCGTCCCGGGCTTTATCGGCATAAGTGAAGATTTTGTAGTAGCCGCGGACATTGAAGGCTGCGAAGATCAGCACGGCATGGGCGAGGACCGAGAGAAAAAAGAGCGCCGCGCGCCGGACGCGTCCGGCCTGGTCCAATGGCTGGCTCGGCTCGAAAATGGGTCGATCTCCGTGGCAATGAAGCCGATATTGTAGCACAATCGAACGGTCCCCGGGACCGCTCGTAGTCCCGTCCCGCTCGGCCCTCGCCTCGGACGAGGAAAAAGCGATACGGGATAGGCGGGCCATCCGGACGCGCAATTCCGGCTTCAAGAAATAGAACGCGTAATAACCGTTTTCGTTGCGCCGGGGGTAATCCCGCCTCCCGACTTTGACGCGGCCTCCGACCTGCGGTACACTGCCGCGTCGCTCATCGCAGATCCGCGAACGTATGGCGAGGAGAAGTTGACGGGAAGCCAAATATATCATACTATTTCTATCGGAAAGGAGTTTATCAAGATGAAACGCATCGGAATCGTCATCCTGGCCGGGCTCGCCGTCCTGGCCCCCGCCTTCGGAGGCGTCGTCAAAACCCAGAAAAGCACCCTGGCCTTCAAGAGCCTGGGCTCGTGGACGGCCGTGACCACGGACCGCCTGACCGCGGACCGCAAGCTGTCCGAGACCGAGAGCGAATTCAAGGGCAAGGGCCTGCTGGGCAGCCTGGCCGGCAAGACCGTCTTCCGCTCGGGCAAGACCGGCGAGCTCGTCGACCTGGCCGCCAAGACCATCACCACGATCGACCACAAGCGCAAGGAATACACCGTGGCCTCGATCGAGAAGTTCGCCCAGGACCGCCAGGCCGCCCTGGCCGACGCCGGGCAGAAGCCCGCCGACAAGGGCCAGACGGAGTCCGACATCCGCATCGTCAAGAGCGAGTTCAAGGTCACGGACAGCGGCGAAACTAAAGCCGTCAACGGCTTCGACTGCCGCAAGTTCGAAGTCCGCTGGATCGTGGACTGGGAGAACGTCAAGACGGGCGAGAAGGGCACCGACAAGCTCGAGACGGACGTTTGGGCCACCCCCGAAACCGCGGCCCTGAAAAGCGCCCAGGCCGAGGAGATGGCCTTCGGCAAGGCCTATCTGAAGGCCATGGGCCTGGATGCCGACAAGCTCCAGCGCGACATCCTGGGCACGGAGTGGATCGGGATCATGACCAGCCTCGATCCCATGAGCGGCGGCTCAAAGATGAAGCTCGAGCCGGGTGTGGTAGCCCGCGAAATGGCCAAGATCAAGGGCTATCCCATCGTCATCGACGGCAAGTACTCCCCCGCCCCCAAGGCCAAGCCGGCCGAGGAGAAAGAGGAAAGCGTCAGCAGCGTCGGCGGCGCCCTGGGCAAGCTGGGCAAAGGCCTGCTGAAGAAGAAGCCCGATCCGGCCGAAGAGAACGCCCCGGCCTTGGCGTTCAAGACCGAAGTCGTGTCGCTCGAAGCGGCCGCGGTCGAGGCCGAGTCGCTGCAGGTTCCGGCCAACTACAAGAACAAGACCAAGTAAGCGGCGCGGACGTCATTCCAAGGGCCGGTCGGAAGACCGGCCCTTTTTTTGTTCACCTCCCATCTTCGGGAAACGCGGCTAGGGATATCGGCCCGGCGGCTTCGGCCTCTTCTCGCCTTTTCCCACAGCTCTCTTCGGCGCCTCGGAACTGCGCATTCCAGACCGCCCGGTCCTGGAGATCACCCACTCCCATTCGATTCCGTCAGATGGTAGCGTGCTCAAACAGCCCTCGGCGGCCGTTGGCTTCCCTCAGAGAGCTATGGAAAAAGGCGCCGGCCTCGCAATTTCGCCGTTAGCCGATACCCCTAGCCGCGTTCATTTCCCGAAGTTGGGAGATTATCCTTAGGACGGGATCAGGGCCCGAATTTATTGAACCAGGCGATCTCCTCCAGCGGCTTGCGCACGCGGTCTTTGGCCGGCCGGCTGGCGGGGTAGCCCAGCGCGAACAGCGACACGATTTTGTATTTGCGGGGGATGCGGAATTCTTTGCGGGCCGCCCGCATGTTGAACCAGCCGATCCAGCACGTCCCCAGCCCCAGTTCTTCGGCCTGCAGGACGAAATGCTCACCGGCGATGCCGAGGTCGAGCATGAAGAACGGCACGCCCTGAATCTGTTTGCCGAGGCGGTTGGCCAGGATGTCGAGCTTGGCCAGGACCAGGACCAAGACCGGGGCCTGGGCGGCGAACTGGGTCATCCGATAGATCCCGGAGAAGGCCGCCTTGGCCAGTCGATCCTTGGCCTCGGAGTCATCGACGACCAGGAATCGCCAAGTCTGGGCATTCTCGGCCGAAGGCGCCACCCGGGCCGCTTCCAGACAAGACAAGATTTTCTCCTTCTCGACCGGCGTCGGCAGGAAGCGGCGGATGCTCCGCCGTTGTTCGATCAGGGCTTGGAAGGGGGTCTTTTCGGACATGATCGGGTCTCCAGTCCCGCCCTCCCCCATGGGAGAGCGGCTTGAGATATATATACCAAGCCGCCCCGAACGCCAACCCTCCCTAAGTCCGCCGTCGGAAAGGCCCCCGGCCAGGACGCCATTGTCGGAATCGGGCAGGCTGTGCTATGATTCTCAGTAGAACCCTGACAGGGTCATTTCCGTATGGAAGAGAGAGGAGGATATCTCATGAAAAAAATCGCTGTTTGGACTCTCGTCCTGGCCGTCGGGCTCCTGGCCTTCGCCGCCTGCAACAAGGGCGGCGCACCGGGCGCTTCCAAATCCCAGGATATGTTGGCCTTCATGCCCAAGAACGTCGCGGGCGTCCTGTTCATCGACGTCAACCGGGCCATGAACACCGAATTCGTCACCAAGACCCTGGCCGACCCCAAGAACGCCGCGGGCCTACAGGACTTCATCAAGAAGTCCGGGCTCGACCCGCAGAAGGACATCTCCTATGTGGCGCTGGGCATGACCGGCAGCCTCTCGGGCACTCCGTCCGGGTTCGCCATCATCAACCTCAAGTATGACAAGGCCGCGCTTCTGGCCAAGATGAAGGAGAACGAGGCCAAGTTCATCGAGGGCGAATACGAGGGCATCGCCACCATTCAGCCGATCGAGGAACCCAAGGTCGAAGAGGCCAAGGGAGAAAAGGCCGAGGCCGCCGAAGGCAAGGACGTCGAGCCTAAAGCCGAAGAGAAGACCCCTGAGACGCCCGAGAAGCCCGAAAAGCCGATGTTGGGCGCCTTCCTGGACGCCTCCAACATCGCCGTCGGCCCGGTCGACGACGTCAAGTCCGTCATCGACGTGTTGAAGAAGAAGGGCCCCTCGGCCAAGGACAACGTCGAGCTGGCGGCTCTGATCAAGGACGTCAACAAGACCGCCATCGCCTGGGGTGTTGTCTCCTTCAACCCCGAGGACATCAAGAAGATGATCGAATCGACGCCCATGCTCAGCTCGCTGGCGTCTCTCAAGGCCGTCACCATGCATTTCGACTACGCCAACAAAACCCTGGACATGGCCATCCGGGCCGTCACGGCCGATGCCGGCAAGAACAAGGAAATCGCCGATATGCTGAACGGCTTCAAGTCCATGGGCGCCCTAGCCGCCGGGGAGAAGCCCGAGATCGGAGAGCTCCTGAACAAGATCGAGATCACCTCCGGCACGGACAACGTCACCATCAAGGCCCTCCTGCCCGAGGAGCTCCTGACCAAGCTGAGCAAGACGGTCGAGTCCGAGCTCAAGAACAAGGTGGGAGCCGAGGTCAAGACCGACGAAAAGCCGGCCGAAGAGAAGAAGGCCGAAGAGATCAAGAAGTAAGCCGGACCGCCGGCGCGATCGTATTCACCGGCCCTAGGTCCATCCGCCCGGATGGGCCTAGGGCTTTTTTGTTTACCGGACGATCTCCATCCCCTCCCGCGTGATCCGGATGGTGGAAGGTTCCAAATTAAGGAAGCCCTTCAGGCTCTCGCTCGCCGCGTCCTTGATCACGGCGGCCGCCTTGGCGTCCCCGCCCTCGGCGGCCTGGCGGTAGGCGACGGCGAAATAGGTTCCCAGCCCGATCATCAGCTCATAGAATTTCTGCTTGTCGGGGTCGGCGATGGACCGAAACGGGGGCGTATCCAGAGTGTGTTGGAGCGTCCGCCCAATCGCCTCTAGACCGTCGCCGTCGGGCTCGTCGCCGTCGTGGATGACGTAGTATCCGACGCCGATAAAATAGGCGATGGCGCCGGCCACGTCGTTGATCAGCCCGGACGAAGCCGCTTCCTTCTCGTAGCCCTCGAGGCCGGCTTCAAAGACTTCGGTCAGTGCCTTTTTCTGCTCGGCGGTCGTACCCAGGCTTCCGGCCAAAGCGGGCAGGAGCAGACGCGACCGGGCCGGCTTGAATCGCGTCGCCGCCGGAGCGGCCATGGCAGGGGTCTCCGCCGCCTTTCCTTCTTTCCCAGCCAGGAGCGCTTCCATCGTCTCGGTCGACAGCCGTTCGAGCTGGGCGTCCGAATACCCCTTCTTCTTCAACAGGGCTTTGTAGGTCTGGCGGGCATTCATCTTGTCCCAGAACATCTGGTTACAGGAAGCCGAGACCGGGTTGTTGAACGTGTAGCCATAGGAATTGGCATATTGGCCGCGGGCCGGCGCCAGAGCGGCTAACAATAAAAGGGGGATCAGGAAGCGTCGGGCGATGGACATGGCTCTCTCCTCGGCGGGAAGGCTGCGTCGCGGCGATGGTATCCGCCGCTCAACGGGCTGTCAAGGACGGCGGGCTATTCCTCGAAGAGGTATTCGCGCCGGGTGAAGAGGGAGGCGGCCAAGGCTAGGGCGGCGGCCGCGATGAGGAGAAGCGTCAGGACGGAAACGACGACGGAAGTCGGCTCGAGGCGGACGAAGAGGAAGGACAGGACCCCGCCCGGGCCGGAAGTCTCGGGCTTAAGGATGGACTTGAGGTAGTGCATCACGGTCAGCTTCTGAGTCGAACCGGGGAAGTATTGGACGATCGTCTCCCAGCCGAAGCAGAAGAAGAGACCGAACAGGACGGACTTTTTGAGGGCCGCTCCGGCCAGCGTGAAGAGCGCGGTGTAGACGAGAAGGCCCAGCAGAAGGACGGCCAGTGTCTCGGCCAGGACACCCCAGGCGGCCGGATCGCCCAGGCGGTCCGAGGCGAGGATGAGGAACGAGAGAAGGACGCCCGCACCGACCAGGATGGCGGACCAAGCGGCATAGGCTGCGTACTTGCCCAGGATGATGGCGGTCTTGGAAATCGGCCGAGTCGTCAGGTAGGTCAGGGTCTTCCCCTCCACCTCCTCCGAGCAAATCGAGGTTCCGTAGAACAGGGCCAGCACGAGAACCAGGAACTGCAGGTAGAAGGC
Proteins encoded in this region:
- a CDS encoding ABC transporter permease subunit, producing the protein MLRDIIKKEIMETITSPKFVFTFLLCTVLILLSVYTGISNFQAEKKEYDAAVGLNKKNLESQPSYQALAGLGTKINRPPQVLSTIASGVSEAVGRVATVNVAYDPNMVDSKYESNPVFSIFGALDLSFIVKIVLSLFAILFTYDAIVGEKERGTLKLTLSNRVPRDRLIMGKFIGGYISLLIPLIIPLILSLLIMLVYPNISMAGEDWIRLLLMFLIFFLYLSVFFTLGLFVSARTSKSATSFLILLFIWVIFVTIIPKVSVLAASQIRPIPSVHEITAKKDAYLQQIQGGSQKVVMDWMKQNQTKPGEDPKVFQEKFKKYIEDLQNELTGKIDANNAALERDYQMRKRAQERLAVNLSRISPASALMFSSMSLARTGLEEHDRFVASVRAYKPIFTKWINPKMMQAINFQTGEMTGKVLLSDMPQHRFEPETLGKSLARTLPDFLVMIGLILIFFVGAYVSFLKYDVR
- a CDS encoding nitroreductase family protein; this encodes MSEKTPFQALIEQRRSIRRFLPTPVEKEKILSCLEAARVAPSAENAQTWRFLVVDDSEAKDRLAKAAFSGIYRMTQFAAQAPVLVLVLAKLDILANRLGKQIQGVPFFMLDLGIAGEHFVLQAEELGLGTCWIGWFNMRAARKEFRIPRKYKIVSLFALGYPASRPAKDRVRKPLEEIAWFNKFGP
- a CDS encoding ABC transporter ATP-binding protein, which produces MLETINLTKRYEDGQLAVDHLTLKVEPGEIFCMFGANGAGKTTTINILLGFLPATEGQALVEGIDVAKEPLRSKDYLSFVSENVMLYGNFTAYQNLDYFCKLAGKRNLTKADFARVLTSVGLQEEAFNARTRNYSKGMRQKLGLAIALLKDSPNILLDEPTSGLDPKSGQEFLNLLVQMRNQGKSIFMSTHDIFRAKLIADRVGFMRRGKLVMLKTKAELEGEDLTALYIQYMDEQDG
- a CDS encoding ABC transporter permease — encoded protein: MFATIVRKEIHNHILSFRFLVTALLLLIVIPATVLVLTNDYVRQLDDYSRRQVEIEHYLQRYAHFNRLGNIITPTQPPVPFMTMVRGLSADVDMSSFRNDPLPIVFPFLDLTFIVAILFSLAALVFSYDSVSGEREDGTLKLMLANGVPRAKILLGKIVGSTATLLIPFLISTIAGLFIVLLNPRVGWKGADFGALAVLLVGVLLYIGLFVTLGTLISARHRSSAASIMTSLFVWVLMVLVIPNLSPYAASFFRPAPSRLKIEREVFRLTQDERDVLGRQLAKAKTDVVLKGRPLLSGVERMSEKDVADAIRKDPEFAAAYSLYRKASQEGWDEANARQSAKAEVLQKELDRREKAQTKLAVELSMASPLADFTYLATDLSNTGMRNQRRFDTLRQGWWRIYGDYQDRRLEELKKANPTADAWNIAADVRDMPRFRYTEESLAARLKGILAPLAVLMIMTVGLFIGAFVSFIRYDAR
- a CDS encoding ABC transporter permease subunit: MLGTIVRKEITANLLSYKFFIVILLASVLIFTSLFVMGRDYKARLADYQLNRPAAGDPTAVRPPNPLSILAKGLDESISRSIDIGATGFNVRSGQKSGNVVYGFFPAPDFVYIVKLVMSLVALLFGFDQISREKEDGTLKLALSNAVSRSSLLAGKWLGNFLSLAAPFTLVTGLGVALIGLDPAIRFSAGHLGRLAGLLGLSLIYIALFLSLGFLVSALTQRSASSLVVLLLLWAGLVFVLPNLGTLVARQIVQMPSTKALSEKRQQIWTSEILKTYTQTGGWNQETWDERILSMNREFDRLEEDYGRQAARLVRLSQTINRLSPAAGFVYAATDIAGTGIDEDTRVKEDVVRYKNQIIDDIIRKKRPFPAFSYRPRSVGQALAEGGLIDIAWLVAAAVIAFGAAAVALRRYDVR
- a CDS encoding TonB C-terminal domain-containing protein, which gives rise to MDQAGRVRRAALFFLSVLAHAVLIFAAFNVRGYYKIFTYADKARDAFLAPREIFRYPLALRSSPRPTAGRPGSEAIAATIGPGVQPDRTAAPPAAGARQTGSKTAAANPAVGSGEPSGAGPGGEARSGAGGGRDGFKLAYPSADAKISLSKSAASIEDSLVPPGLYRDYSKVDLNKTSGRGEGPGGGGGGGPVVGQAVPRAKRQTGRDAVVVKLPGIDFKPWAEIVLNKIQKNWALPLSAGSGWLGETGVRVLVAKNGQVLSAELDAPTKVEILDQAALRAILASGPFPALPASYPQSSLEVYFVFRYGG
- a CDS encoding ABC transporter permease, with the translated sequence MRTFAASRSVFSFFWFAGRKARRTRLMAVLGALPVLAALAIQIQRWAAAGSGPDGVRIFSNVILAFYLQFLVLVLALFYGTSICSEEVEGKTLTYLTTRPISKTAIILGKYAAYAAWSAILVGAGVLLSFLILASDRLGDPAAWGVLAETLAVLLLGLLVYTALFTLAGAALKKSVLFGLFFCFGWETIVQYFPGSTQKLTVMHYLKSILKPETSGPGGVLSFLFVRLEPTSVVVSVLTLLLIAAAALALAASLFTRREYLFEE